The Arthrobacter sp. PM3 genome contains the following window.
TTCGTGATGCCCGGGAGCTCACCGCGGTGAGCCATGTCGCGGAAGCGAACACGGGAGATGCCGAACTTCTGGAAGGTACCGCGGGGACGGCCGTCGATGATGTCGCGGTTACGCAGACGGATCGGGGACGCGTTGCGGGGAAGCTTCTGCAGGCCGAGGCGGGCCTCTTCGCGGGCTTCGTCGGTTGCGTTGGCGTCAACCAGGGTCTTCTTCAGTTCGAGGCGCTTTGCAGCGTAGCGCTCGACGATGACTTTACGCTGTTCGTTCTTAGCGATCTTTGACTTCTTAGCCATGTGTTTAGCGCTCCTCTCGGAATTCGACGTGCTGGCGGATCTTGGGGTCGTACTTCTTCAGGACCAGGCGGTCCGGGTCGTTACGACGGTTCTTGCGCGTCACGTAGGTGTAGCCCGTGCCCGCGGTCGACTTCAGCTTGATGATCGGACGTACGTCCTTGTCCTTTGCCATTAGAGCTTTACTCCTCGTGCCAGGATGTCGGCGACGACTACGTCGATGCCGCGTACGTCGATGGTCTTGATGCCACGGGCAGAGACCTGCAGGGTGACATTACGGCGCAGGGACGGAACCCAGTAGCGCTTCTTCTGGATGTTCGGGTCGAACCGGCGCTTGTTGCGGCGGTGCGAGTGCGAAATGCTGTGTCCAAAGCCCGGCTCGGCTCCGGTCACCTGGCAGTGTGCTGCCATGACGACTCTCCTCAAAAGATAAATGAAACGGCTAGCGGCGTTCCCGCTGACCGTGCGCCGGGCGGCGTCCGCGTCCGGATCCCTCCCCCAACCGCAAGTTCCGCAGCGATGAGGCAGCCGGCCTAAACCGGCTGATTCTTCATTGCGGCAA
Protein-coding sequences here:
- the rpsN gene encoding 30S ribosomal protein S14; protein product: MAKKSKIAKNEQRKVIVERYAAKRLELKKTLVDANATDEAREEARLGLQKLPRNASPIRLRNRDIIDGRPRGTFQKFGISRVRFRDMAHRGELPGITKSSW
- the rpmG gene encoding 50S ribosomal protein L33, with amino-acid sequence MAKDKDVRPIIKLKSTAGTGYTYVTRKNRRNDPDRLVLKKYDPKIRQHVEFREER
- the rpmB gene encoding 50S ribosomal protein L28 produces the protein MAAHCQVTGAEPGFGHSISHSHRRNKRRFDPNIQKKRYWVPSLRRNVTLQVSARGIKTIDVRGIDVVVADILARGVKL